The following proteins are co-located in the Paenibacillus sp. JNUCC32 genome:
- a CDS encoding aldo/keto reductase, producing MANQTFTDGPTLNDGVKMPWLGLGVWKTKEGEEVIQSVKSAIAAGYRSIDTAAIYGNEEGVGQAIRESGVSRDELFITTKVWNDDQGYEKTLQAFETSRKKLGLDIVDLYLVHWPGKDKYLETWKALIHLQKEGLVRSIGVSNFQIRHLQHIIEDTGVVPVVNQVELHPLLSQKELLGYARENHIVLEAWSPLMQGNLDQPALAQIAEKYGKTTAQVILRWDIQNGVIVIPKSIKDHRIRENAGIFDFELSAEDMAAIDGLNQNKRFGSNPDEFLF from the coding sequence ATGGCCAATCAAACTTTTACCGATGGACCTACTTTGAATGACGGCGTAAAAATGCCGTGGCTGGGCCTTGGCGTATGGAAGACCAAAGAAGGCGAAGAGGTTATTCAGTCCGTAAAATCAGCAATCGCTGCAGGGTACCGCAGCATCGATACCGCTGCCATCTACGGCAATGAAGAGGGCGTAGGGCAAGCCATTCGCGAATCCGGAGTTTCGCGGGACGAGCTGTTCATCACCACCAAGGTATGGAACGATGACCAGGGTTATGAGAAGACGCTGCAAGCTTTTGAGACGAGCCGCAAGAAGCTGGGGCTGGATATCGTTGATTTATATCTCGTGCACTGGCCGGGTAAAGATAAATACCTCGAGACGTGGAAGGCATTGATTCATCTGCAAAAAGAAGGCCTCGTTCGTTCCATTGGCGTCAGCAATTTCCAAATCCGCCACCTGCAGCATATCATTGAGGATACCGGCGTGGTACCTGTCGTCAACCAAGTGGAATTGCATCCGCTGCTTTCCCAGAAGGAGCTGCTGGGCTATGCACGCGAGAATCATATCGTTCTGGAAGCTTGGAGTCCGTTGATGCAGGGCAACCTCGATCAACCGGCACTCGCGCAGATCGCGGAGAAATACGGAAAAACCACGGCGCAAGTCATTCTGCGCTGGGACATTCAGAACGGCGTCATCGTCATTCCGAAATCGATTAAAGATCATCGGATCCGTGAAAACGCCGGCATCTTCGATTTCGAGCTTTCCGCAGAAGATATGGCGGCCATTGACGGCTTGAACCAAAACAAACGTTTTGGCTCCAACCCGGATGAGTTCCTGTTCTAA
- a CDS encoding N-acetylglucosamine-6-phosphate deacetylase, with protein MMWRGKLPHTGEPVEVESSDGRIAAIRRLGQGDKTALLPWISSGWIDVQVNGFGGYDLNGTVTSQSDIEGVTRALHRCGVAAYLPTVITGSYDRMRQAFQALSKYAGSKQFGSASIVGIHMEGPYLSDEDGSRGAHPREYIRNPDWDEFQRLQDAADGLIRMVTLAPEREGSVPFIEKVVKAGVIVAIGHTMATGEQIDRAVQAGATVSTHLGNGSQPVLPRHPNYIWHQLADDRLWATFIPDGHHLAPPVLKTMLRAKRNKAVLVSDAVMFGGMAPGRYSSLIGGEVELTADGRLHTVANPAILAGSASSLEVGIANAIRYTDMTLAEAVSAVTVRPAMVLDMPQLGELALGSPANLTLFDCDTDGSGMVVRETVVAGERVYGPV; from the coding sequence ATGATGTGGCGTGGAAAGCTCCCGCACACCGGCGAGCCGGTTGAGGTAGAGTCGTCAGACGGACGGATCGCGGCCATACGACGGTTAGGTCAGGGGGATAAGACGGCGTTGCTGCCCTGGATCAGCAGCGGCTGGATCGATGTGCAGGTCAACGGCTTCGGCGGATACGATTTGAATGGAACCGTGACGTCGCAAAGCGACATTGAAGGCGTGACGCGGGCGCTGCATCGGTGCGGGGTCGCCGCCTACTTGCCGACGGTCATCACGGGCAGCTACGACCGGATGCGTCAAGCATTTCAGGCATTGTCCAAGTATGCCGGGTCCAAGCAGTTCGGGAGCGCCTCGATAGTCGGCATTCATATGGAAGGCCCCTATCTTTCCGATGAAGACGGCAGTCGCGGGGCGCATCCGAGGGAGTATATCCGGAATCCGGATTGGGATGAGTTTCAACGGCTTCAGGATGCGGCTGACGGGCTTATCCGGATGGTGACACTCGCGCCAGAGCGCGAAGGCTCGGTTCCATTTATAGAGAAGGTAGTCAAGGCAGGTGTTATCGTCGCGATCGGGCATACGATGGCAACCGGCGAGCAGATCGATCGGGCGGTGCAGGCAGGGGCAACGGTTTCGACGCATCTGGGGAACGGCTCGCAGCCCGTTTTGCCGCGCCACCCCAACTATATCTGGCACCAACTGGCGGACGACCGGTTATGGGCCACCTTTATACCGGACGGCCACCATCTGGCGCCCCCTGTGCTGAAAACGATGCTGCGGGCAAAACGGAACAAAGCGGTGCTTGTCAGCGATGCCGTCATGTTCGGCGGCATGGCTCCCGGAAGGTACAGCAGCCTCATCGGAGGCGAAGTCGAGCTGACAGCGGACGGGCGCCTGCATACGGTAGCGAATCCGGCGATACTGGCCGGATCCGCTTCTTCGCTGGAGGTTGGCATTGCGAATGCGATTCGCTATACGGATATGACGCTGGCGGAAGCAGTAAGCGCGGTCACGGTCCGCCCGGCTATGGTGCTGGATATGCCGCAGTTGGGCGAGCTTGCGCTCGGGAGCCCGGCGAACCTGACGCTGTTCGACTGCGATACGGACGGATCGGGCATGGTGGTCCGGGAGACCGTTGTAGCGGGCGAGAGGGTGTACGGTCCTGTTTGA
- a CDS encoding MDR family MFS transporter, producing the protein MNAQQSNIKLVVAGLLLGIFMAAIDNTIVATALSTIIRDLQGFDQVVWVTSIYMVAVMAGTPIFGKLSDMYGRKRFFIFGLVVFLIGSALCGMANNMTELIIYRAIQGIGGGALMPIAFTIVFDLFPPEKRGKMTGLLGAVFGTSSIMGPLLGAFITDSIGWEWIFYVNVPIGIVSFIFIMTSYKESRSHAKQKIDWTGAATLVGAIICLMFGLELGGQTYAWDSPQILGLFGGFIALFIVFLFAETRAAEPIISFQMFRKRLFASSNIVALFYGATFIVATIYIPIFVSGVYGGSATNSGLILMPMMLGSVFGSQGGGMLTTRTSFRNIMILSVLCFITGIFCLSTISPDTPRYLLTLFMVLTGFGVGFSFSTLSMASIHNFDARQRGAATSTNSFLRSFGMTVGITIFGIIQRNGLNNRLAEAGGNAPAGAELNADAVLSPEVMGQLPPNVREQITASLADSIANTFMWALVPAVLALVFVLMMGNERVTVPAKAPAKAKGA; encoded by the coding sequence ATGAATGCACAACAAAGCAACATCAAATTGGTCGTGGCTGGTCTGCTGCTCGGCATCTTCATGGCCGCCATCGATAACACGATTGTAGCGACCGCGTTATCGACGATTATTCGCGATCTTCAGGGCTTCGACCAAGTCGTCTGGGTAACCTCGATCTACATGGTTGCCGTTATGGCCGGCACGCCGATATTCGGCAAGTTGTCCGATATGTACGGACGGAAGCGGTTCTTTATCTTCGGATTGGTTGTCTTCCTGATTGGTTCTGCCCTCTGCGGGATGGCAAACAATATGACAGAGCTTATTATTTACCGGGCGATTCAAGGAATCGGCGGCGGTGCTCTTATGCCGATTGCCTTTACCATCGTGTTTGACCTGTTCCCGCCGGAGAAGCGCGGCAAGATGACAGGTCTGCTCGGCGCCGTATTCGGCACCTCCAGCATTATGGGACCGCTGCTGGGTGCATTTATTACCGACAGCATCGGCTGGGAATGGATATTCTATGTCAACGTTCCGATCGGGATCGTATCCTTCATTTTCATTATGACGTCTTACAAGGAATCGCGTTCCCATGCCAAACAGAAGATCGATTGGACCGGGGCAGCGACGCTTGTTGGCGCGATCATCTGCTTGATGTTCGGTCTGGAGCTGGGCGGGCAAACCTATGCATGGGATTCCCCGCAAATTCTGGGCTTGTTCGGGGGATTCATTGCTTTGTTTATCGTGTTTCTGTTCGCAGAGACCCGAGCAGCCGAACCCATTATTTCATTCCAAATGTTCCGTAAACGCCTGTTTGCTTCAAGCAATATCGTTGCCTTGTTCTATGGAGCAACGTTTATCGTGGCAACCATCTACATCCCGATCTTCGTCAGCGGAGTGTACGGTGGATCCGCAACCAATTCGGGCCTCATTCTGATGCCGATGATGCTGGGCAGCGTATTCGGGAGCCAAGGCGGCGGTATGCTGACGACCCGGACTTCGTTTAGAAACATCATGATCCTGTCCGTCTTGTGCTTTATCACAGGCATTTTCTGCCTGAGCACGATCAGCCCGGATACGCCGCGCTACCTGTTAACGCTCTTCATGGTCCTGACCGGCTTTGGCGTCGGGTTCTCGTTCTCCACGCTCAGCATGGCCTCCATCCATAACTTTGATGCCAGACAGCGGGGCGCGGCAACATCGACGAACTCCTTCCTTCGTTCCTTCGGCATGACGGTGGGGATTACAATCTTCGGGATCATCCAGCGCAACGGCCTGAACAACCGGCTCGCGGAAGCCGGAGGAAACGCGCCGGCCGGTGCCGAGTTAAACGCGGATGCCGTCCTTTCGCCTGAAGTGATGGGGCAGCTCCCACCGAACGTGCGCGAACAGATCACGGCTTCATTGGCCGATTCCATCGCGAACACGTTCATGTGGGCGCTTGTGCCGGCGGTGCTGGCGCTTGTGTTCGTCCTTATGATGGGCAACGAACGGGTGACCGTTCCCGCCAAAGCCCCCGCCAAAGCCAAGGGAGCCTGA
- a CDS encoding alpha/beta hydrolase family protein, whose amino-acid sequence MNSVQELEQYVCTLYDTRDQLKAHVFERSDAAFAAGDAIRDSIVTAEAARERQEAIRAAFLKSIGGLPDAFANLEREETAAFGEETSPDSSPLKERSRWSAGDAGNMSGGRTDTLLNGRTTGCIRGTGFQVEKVMFESLPGYAVTSNLYLPDHREERSAAVLFLSGHELGAKHDAYYQRVIQHFVRAGIIVLAMDPIGQGERLSLHDFEDREGSVLWGTKEHQQYGVQCHMLGDSVARYFVHDAMRAIDYLCERPEVDPSRIGVTGNSGGGTQTAMMMVCDERIAAAAPATFIMNRQLYMHAGGVQDAEQVWPGLSGLGYDHEDLLIAFAPKPLIVLAAEYDFFPIEGTRRTVDRCRRFWELLGHPGDLQLVTDASTHRYTDRLAAAAAAFFVRHLEVKVVPNDAMKIEALPPEQLWCSPGGQVYRDKADGRTIRDFNADRCDQLAAARSLLPTQQRQDQARQWLQEKIYASRKPCELNPRIIGLGAVEGLEADYRLWWSQEGIMNSGYVFRLAEDTAERRRPLTVAVWRGGTRQLKAHWAWIQETCRSGRAVLVLNTSGVGPHEPYPIYGKPARSYFGVLHKLADDLIWLGDSLAALRTYDVIRCMEVISHFDEWQAGAAPFYTVGREGLYVQLAAEVDHRIGAITAIHPVSSAADLVRARQLEEEEAMSVVFPGIFKMLDPSELNEPRVEYRWQLEGKDVEGHE is encoded by the coding sequence ATGAACAGCGTTCAGGAACTGGAGCAGTATGTCTGCACGCTATACGACACGCGGGATCAGTTGAAAGCGCATGTGTTCGAGCGTTCCGATGCCGCATTTGCCGCCGGGGATGCTATTCGCGATTCCATCGTCACGGCCGAGGCGGCAAGAGAGCGGCAGGAGGCCATAAGGGCAGCCTTCCTGAAGTCCATCGGCGGTCTTCCCGATGCATTCGCGAACCTGGAAAGGGAGGAAACGGCGGCCTTCGGGGAGGAAACATCGCCTGACAGCTCTCCGCTTAAGGAACGTTCGCGCTGGTCCGCGGGGGACGCCGGCAACATGTCAGGTGGCAGAACCGATACCCTTCTTAACGGACGCACAACGGGATGTATTCGCGGAACCGGCTTTCAAGTAGAGAAGGTGATGTTCGAGTCCCTTCCGGGGTATGCCGTCACGTCGAATCTGTATCTGCCCGATCACCGGGAAGAACGCTCCGCGGCCGTCCTGTTTCTGAGTGGGCACGAGCTGGGGGCGAAGCATGATGCCTATTATCAGCGCGTCATCCAGCACTTCGTCCGGGCGGGCATCATCGTGCTGGCCATGGATCCGATCGGGCAGGGCGAGCGCCTTAGCCTTCATGATTTCGAGGATCGGGAAGGGAGCGTCCTATGGGGAACGAAGGAGCATCAGCAGTATGGCGTTCAGTGCCATATGCTCGGCGACAGCGTAGCCCGATATTTCGTTCACGATGCCATGCGTGCCATCGACTACTTGTGCGAACGGCCCGAGGTCGATCCTTCGCGGATCGGCGTAACGGGAAATTCCGGCGGCGGAACGCAGACGGCCATGATGATGGTCTGCGATGAACGCATTGCGGCGGCGGCTCCCGCCACCTTCATCATGAACCGGCAGCTGTACATGCATGCCGGCGGCGTGCAGGATGCCGAGCAGGTATGGCCGGGCCTGTCCGGGCTGGGTTACGACCATGAGGATCTGCTTATCGCTTTTGCGCCGAAGCCGCTGATCGTGTTGGCGGCAGAATACGATTTCTTCCCGATTGAAGGCACGCGGCGCACCGTTGATCGCTGCAGGCGCTTCTGGGAGCTGCTCGGTCACCCGGGCGACCTGCAGCTTGTGACCGACGCCTCGACGCACCGCTATACGGATCGGCTGGCCGCGGCGGCCGCGGCATTTTTCGTCCGGCATCTCGAGGTGAAGGTTGTTCCCAACGATGCCATGAAGATCGAGGCGCTGCCTCCGGAACAACTGTGGTGCAGTCCCGGCGGTCAGGTGTACCGGGATAAGGCGGACGGAAGGACGATCCGGGACTTCAATGCCGATCGCTGCGACCAGCTGGCAGCAGCCCGTTCGCTGCTGCCGACGCAGCAAAGACAGGATCAAGCAAGGCAGTGGCTGCAGGAGAAGATTTACGCCTCCCGGAAGCCTTGCGAATTGAACCCGCGCATCATTGGGCTGGGCGCAGTGGAGGGCCTTGAGGCCGATTATCGCTTGTGGTGGTCGCAGGAGGGCATCATGAACAGCGGTTATGTATTCCGACTGGCCGAGGATACAGCCGAACGAAGGCGGCCGCTGACCGTTGCCGTTTGGCGGGGAGGGACCCGTCAGCTGAAAGCGCATTGGGCCTGGATTCAGGAAACCTGCCGATCCGGCCGCGCCGTGCTGGTGCTGAACACGTCCGGGGTCGGTCCTCATGAGCCCTATCCGATCTATGGTAAGCCCGCGCGTTCTTATTTTGGGGTGCTGCATAAGCTTGCCGATGATTTGATCTGGCTCGGGGACAGTTTGGCTGCGCTGCGCACGTACGATGTCATCCGGTGCATGGAGGTTATCTCCCACTTTGATGAGTGGCAGGCGGGAGCGGCCCCGTTCTATACGGTAGGTCGGGAAGGGTTGTATGTGCAGCTTGCCGCGGAGGTTGACCATAGAATCGGCGCGATTACGGCCATTCATCCTGTGAGCAGCGCAGCCGATCTGGTCAGGGCTCGGCAGCTTGAGGAGGAGGAAGCGATGAGCGTCGTGTTTCCCGGCATTTTCAAGATGCTTGATCCCTCCGAGCTGAACGAACCGCGGGTAGAATATCGTTGGCAACTAGAGGGAAAGGATGTGGAAGGACATGAGTAA
- a CDS encoding Gfo/Idh/MocA family protein — translation MSKPKPLTVTLVGAGLRGMIYSGYALQRPEEMQIVAVADPDEVRRSRCQAKFGIADEQCFASWDELFAGPRQSDAVFICTRDRDHYEPTMKALAAGYHVLLEKPMSPEWQECIDMGRQAEAFDRTLTICHVLRYAPFFQELKRLLDEGRIGRLMSIQHNENVGYWHQAHSYVRGYFNNSESSSPMILAKSCHDLDIMQWLAGGRCLSVASYGHLSHFRPESAPPGAPKRCLDGCPVSHECQYYAPNTYLIENAGWKGEAASNDPSYEARYQAMLEGPFGRCVYHCDNDVVDHQVVSMEFEHDITAVFTMSAFTEKCNRTIKLMGTEGEIRATMETNEIEIRRFGSGKQEVIQLVDPEGHVGHGGGDMRLIADFVKSVQSKGQHNSTTSAQASIQSHLMAFAAERSRVEKRMVRLEEFMNSGVLA, via the coding sequence ATGAGTAAACCAAAACCACTAACGGTCACGCTGGTCGGAGCCGGCCTTCGCGGCATGATTTACAGCGGATATGCGCTCCAGCGACCGGAGGAGATGCAGATTGTTGCCGTTGCCGATCCGGATGAGGTGCGGCGCAGCCGCTGCCAAGCGAAGTTCGGGATAGCGGATGAGCAATGCTTTGCAAGCTGGGATGAGCTGTTTGCCGGCCCCCGTCAATCGGATGCGGTCTTCATCTGCACGAGGGACCGGGACCACTATGAGCCGACCATGAAGGCGTTGGCAGCCGGGTATCATGTGCTGCTGGAAAAGCCGATGTCCCCGGAGTGGCAGGAATGCATCGATATGGGCCGGCAGGCGGAAGCCTTCGACCGTACGTTAACGATTTGCCATGTTCTCCGGTATGCGCCTTTTTTCCAAGAGCTTAAACGGCTGCTCGATGAAGGACGAATCGGCCGCCTGATGTCGATCCAGCACAACGAGAACGTCGGCTATTGGCACCAGGCCCACTCGTATGTGCGGGGATATTTCAATAACAGCGAGTCATCCAGTCCGATGATTTTGGCCAAATCCTGCCATGACTTGGACATCATGCAATGGCTGGCGGGAGGCCGATGCCTAAGCGTGGCCTCCTATGGCCACCTGTCGCATTTCCGTCCGGAGTCGGCTCCGCCCGGCGCGCCGAAGCGATGCCTGGATGGATGCCCGGTATCGCACGAATGCCAGTACTATGCGCCGAATACGTATTTGATCGAGAATGCGGGCTGGAAAGGCGAGGCTGCGAGCAACGACCCGAGTTACGAAGCGCGTTACCAAGCGATGCTGGAGGGTCCTTTTGGCCGGTGTGTGTACCACTGCGATAACGACGTCGTGGATCATCAGGTCGTCAGCATGGAGTTCGAGCATGACATTACGGCGGTGTTCACGATGAGCGCGTTCACGGAGAAATGCAACCGTACCATCAAGCTAATGGGCACCGAAGGCGAAATACGGGCCACGATGGAGACTAATGAGATCGAGATCCGCCGTTTCGGCAGCGGCAAGCAGGAAGTGATCCAGCTCGTCGATCCGGAAGGCCATGTAGGCCATGGCGGCGGGGATATGCGTTTGATCGCCGATTTTGTGAAGTCGGTTCAATCCAAGGGACAGCATAACAGTACAACCTCTGCCCAAGCATCGATCCAGAGTCATCTGATGGCGTTTGCCGCCGAGCGTTCCCGCGTAGAAAAACGCATGGTGAGGCTGGAGGAATTTATGAATAGCGGCGTTCTGGCCTAA
- a CDS encoding glucosamine-6-phosphate deaminase, with the protein MQLNILEHADQAGLEAARACEAILRDTIAEKGKARIVLSTGASQFEFLSHFVKLNLEWERIEMFHLDEYIALPESHPASFRKYLKERFLKYASVGQAWLINGEGDPEETVKRLNEEIVKAPVDLALIGIGENAHIAFNDPPADFDNDSPYTIVNLSDTCKSQQVREGWFASNEEVPKQAITMTVKQILKSRHIVSVVPHQAKAAAIQNTIQGGVDNRVPATILKRHSSWMLYLDKASAAPIYQWA; encoded by the coding sequence ATGCAGTTGAACATCTTGGAACATGCGGATCAGGCAGGCTTGGAGGCGGCCCGCGCTTGCGAGGCGATTCTCCGCGATACAATCGCGGAGAAAGGAAAAGCGCGAATCGTCCTGTCGACGGGCGCGTCTCAGTTTGAGTTTTTGTCGCACTTCGTGAAGCTGAATCTGGAATGGGAACGAATCGAAATGTTCCATTTGGACGAATACATCGCGCTGCCGGAATCCCATCCGGCGAGCTTTCGCAAGTACTTGAAGGAGCGCTTCCTGAAATATGCGAGCGTCGGCCAAGCTTGGCTCATCAACGGGGAGGGCGATCCCGAGGAAACGGTGAAGCGGCTGAACGAGGAAATCGTCAAAGCGCCCGTGGATTTGGCCCTGATCGGGATCGGGGAGAATGCGCATATTGCCTTTAATGATCCGCCGGCCGATTTTGATAACGATTCGCCTTATACGATCGTGAATCTCAGCGATACCTGCAAGAGCCAGCAGGTAAGGGAAGGCTGGTTTGCATCGAATGAGGAAGTGCCCAAACAGGCGATTACGATGACGGTCAAGCAGATTTTGAAGAGCCGCCATATCGTATCGGTCGTGCCTCATCAGGCGAAAGCGGCAGCCATTCAAAATACGATTCAAGGCGGGGTCGATAACCGGGTGCCGGCTACCATCCTGAAGAGGCATTCCAGCTGGATGCTGTATCTGGATAAAGCATCGGCAGCGCCGATATATCAATGGGCTTAG
- a CDS encoding S9 family peptidase yields MTDKRLITPEDLYRMHWVNDPVVSPASGAIAYVHKSVSEKHDGYRSHIRLLPAGGAQDIPFTSGEADAAPAWSPDGSELAFLRKKGDKPQVWIMPANGGEARPATDLKHGVSAFKWSPDSSRLLVRSEAEAAESTESEEKDKDDKHKLPEEKIINRIKYKADGPGLWNDRRHHLFIVNPATEECKPITEGDFDVYAFAWSPDGGSIAYSSTLATEHFPDPDLRLTNDVFVMDLSSGSVTEITDGTLSIGSIAFTPDGQHVLMLASDLSCGFATLTKIHLVPLSGGEARVLFTDMDVQLGHAAVSDMRAGAGTPPLFSKDGRSVYVQLSQDGGVHIGRFALDGSSFELVVAGEREVYQFALTPEENVVFAAADPLQPGDLFSLTTGSNEERRLTNCNEELWNELTLSTPESFTFRTSDGWPIQGWIMKPAGFAEGSKVPAVLEIHGGPQAMYGHTFMHEFQLLAAAGYAVFYTNPRGGHGYGQVHVNTVRGDYGGRDYQDLMEAVDYVVNTYTYIDASRLGVTGGSYGGFMTNWIVGHTDRFQAAVTQRSISNWISFYGVSDIGYTFTQDQIWGNPWDDLDKLWKHSPLAYVKNVSTPLLILHGEQDLRCPIEQGEQLFIALKRLGRETQLIRFPGADHNLSRSGNPHLRVRRLSHIVRWFVEHIEK; encoded by the coding sequence ATGACTGATAAGCGACTTATAACGCCCGAGGATTTGTACCGGATGCACTGGGTGAATGACCCTGTCGTATCCCCCGCAAGCGGGGCCATAGCCTATGTACATAAGTCCGTGAGCGAAAAGCACGACGGTTACCGTTCCCATATCCGCCTGCTTCCCGCAGGGGGCGCTCAGGATATTCCCTTCACTTCCGGCGAAGCCGATGCAGCACCCGCTTGGTCCCCCGACGGGTCTGAGCTTGCCTTCTTGCGCAAAAAGGGCGATAAGCCACAGGTATGGATCATGCCTGCCAACGGTGGGGAAGCCCGCCCCGCTACCGACCTGAAGCACGGCGTCAGCGCATTTAAATGGTCGCCGGACAGCTCGCGCCTGCTGGTTCGGAGCGAAGCCGAAGCGGCTGAATCTACCGAAAGCGAAGAGAAAGACAAAGACGACAAGCACAAGCTGCCGGAAGAAAAAATCATTAACCGCATTAAATATAAAGCCGATGGCCCCGGATTATGGAATGACCGCCGACATCATCTATTTATCGTGAATCCGGCTACGGAAGAATGCAAACCAATCACCGAAGGCGATTTTGACGTATATGCCTTTGCCTGGTCACCCGACGGCGGCAGCATCGCATACAGCAGCACCCTCGCCACGGAGCATTTCCCGGACCCGGATCTTCGCTTGACGAACGATGTGTTTGTCATGGACCTGTCCAGCGGATCGGTAACCGAAATCACGGACGGAACCCTCTCGATCGGTTCCATTGCGTTCACCCCGGACGGGCAGCATGTACTCATGCTTGCCAGCGATCTCAGCTGCGGGTTTGCCACGCTGACCAAAATCCACCTGGTTCCGCTCTCGGGCGGAGAAGCCCGCGTCCTCTTCACGGACATGGACGTTCAGCTCGGGCACGCCGCTGTCAGCGACATGAGAGCTGGGGCGGGAACGCCTCCCCTGTTCAGCAAGGACGGCCGATCGGTTTACGTTCAGCTCAGCCAGGATGGGGGCGTCCATATTGGACGTTTTGCCTTGGACGGCTCCTCCTTCGAGCTGGTGGTGGCAGGTGAACGCGAGGTGTACCAATTCGCACTGACACCGGAAGAAAACGTGGTATTTGCCGCTGCCGACCCGCTGCAGCCGGGCGATCTGTTCAGCCTCACTACAGGCAGCAACGAGGAACGCCGTCTGACGAACTGCAATGAGGAGCTGTGGAACGAGCTTACGTTAAGCACGCCGGAGTCCTTTACGTTCCGTACGTCGGACGGCTGGCCGATCCAAGGCTGGATCATGAAGCCTGCCGGCTTCGCGGAAGGCTCCAAGGTCCCGGCCGTGCTGGAGATTCATGGCGGTCCGCAAGCCATGTACGGACACACGTTTATGCATGAGTTCCAGCTGCTGGCAGCAGCCGGCTATGCCGTTTTCTATACCAACCCGCGGGGCGGCCATGGATACGGTCAAGTCCACGTCAATACCGTCAGAGGCGATTACGGCGGGCGGGATTACCAGGATCTGATGGAAGCCGTGGATTATGTTGTGAATACCTACACTTATATCGACGCTTCCCGTCTCGGCGTGACCGGCGGCAGTTACGGCGGCTTCATGACCAACTGGATCGTCGGTCATACCGACCGGTTCCAAGCTGCGGTAACCCAGCGCTCGATATCGAACTGGATTTCCTTCTACGGCGTCAGCGATATCGGCTATACCTTTACCCAGGATCAAATCTGGGGCAATCCTTGGGACGATCTCGACAAGCTGTGGAAGCACTCCCCGCTCGCTTACGTGAAGAATGTCAGCACGCCGCTGCTTATCCTTCACGGCGAACAGGACCTCCGCTGCCCGATCGAGCAGGGAGAACAGCTGTTTATCGCCTTGAAGCGACTGGGCCGTGAAACCCAGCTGATTCGCTTCCCCGGCGCGGACCATAACCTGTCCCGCAGCGGCAATCCGCACCTGCGGGTCCGGCGCCTCAGCCACATCGTCCGCTGGTTCGTGGAGCATATCGAAAAATAA
- a CDS encoding PadR family transcriptional regulator has translation MSMKLAILGLLLEGDHHPYEIRIKMKDRGMDQYTKLQMGSLYYAVDRLAKEGYIEAVETIQSDSRPDKTIYRITESGRKLFEQLLLKKFRDIEPVHHPLYMALPFSRHADPAVLAPILQTRIREAEHRVNQAYQLYVEHQHIVPRSTQHLMIGMYEHAKTDLNWLRRLHEDLVHGKLGTIGEPLFPEDDQEGR, from the coding sequence ATGTCCATGAAGCTGGCCATCCTGGGCTTGCTGCTGGAAGGAGACCATCATCCGTACGAGATCCGGATCAAGATGAAGGACCGGGGCATGGATCAATATACCAAGCTCCAGATGGGTTCCCTTTATTACGCGGTGGACCGGCTCGCCAAGGAAGGATACATCGAGGCCGTGGAAACCATCCAAAGCGACAGCCGTCCGGACAAAACCATCTACCGGATCACGGAATCCGGACGCAAGCTTTTTGAACAGCTGCTGCTCAAAAAGTTCAGGGACATCGAGCCCGTGCACCACCCGCTGTATATGGCGCTGCCCTTCTCGCGCCACGCAGACCCCGCCGTTCTGGCCCCGATCCTGCAGACCCGGATCCGGGAAGCCGAACACCGGGTGAACCAGGCGTACCAACTATACGTGGAGCATCAGCATATCGTCCCCCGCAGCACGCAGCACCTGATGATCGGGATGTATGAGCACGCCAAGACCGACCTGAACTGGTTAAGACGGCTGCATGAGGACCTGGTGCATGGGAAGCTCGGCACGATCGGCGAGCCGTTGTTTCCCGAGGACGACCAGGAAGGACGATAA
- a CDS encoding nitroreductase family protein, with amino-acid sequence MNVSEAIRTRRSLGKVKPDAVPQELIEQIVEAGTWAPNHKLTEPWKFFVMQGEGRDVLGNALGDIQVAGGDDTSEEAVNAARESGRTKAYRAPVVIGVAVEPSTDPKVIELEEYGAVFAGIQNMLLQIHELGLGAVWRTGEPCFHALMNQAFGLKPDDKMLGFLYIGYPDMEPKQGKRQPAANKTVWLNSAADL; translated from the coding sequence ATGAACGTAAGTGAAGCTATCCGCACGCGCCGCAGCCTTGGCAAGGTCAAGCCTGACGCCGTACCGCAGGAGTTGATCGAACAGATCGTCGAAGCAGGAACTTGGGCGCCGAACCACAAGCTGACGGAGCCGTGGAAATTCTTTGTCATGCAAGGGGAAGGCCGCGACGTGCTCGGCAATGCCCTGGGGGATATTCAGGTGGCCGGCGGCGACGATACGAGCGAAGAGGCCGTGAACGCAGCGCGCGAATCGGGACGTACGAAGGCGTACCGCGCTCCGGTCGTCATCGGTGTGGCGGTTGAGCCGTCGACGGATCCGAAGGTGATTGAGCTGGAAGAGTACGGAGCGGTATTCGCCGGCATCCAGAACATGCTGCTGCAAATTCATGAGCTGGGTCTTGGCGCCGTGTGGAGAACCGGCGAGCCGTGTTTCCACGCGTTGATGAACCAAGCGTTCGGATTGAAGCCTGACGATAAAATGCTGGGTTTCCTGTACATCGGATATCCGGACATGGAGCCGAAGCAGGGGAAACGTCAACCGGCCGCGAACAAGACGGTATGGCTGAATAGTGCTGCAGACCTGTAG